The Sorghum bicolor cultivar BTx623 chromosome 6, Sorghum_bicolor_NCBIv3, whole genome shotgun sequence genome contains the following window.
TGTTGAATTTTTTGGGACTCGCGCCCGATAGTGGCCGCTCCGTTTTCCCGTTCTCACTTTCATTTCTATCCGTCTCGTCTCTCTCCTGTCCTCTCGTCTTCCTCGTTGGCGACGCGACGGGCGATTTCTAGGGTTTCGCAGGTTCGTCCTTGTTTCTCCCATCTTGGTTAGTTTTGCTTGGAAGGTGTTAGTTGGTAGGGTTGTGTGGATGGTTATTGTTCTTTCGCTTGTGGATTTTTGTAAGTTTTTGTGTCTGAATCTCACTTTTTATGGTGATGGATGCGATGTTCCGTTGTAGTCCTTTTTGTGTGTGCGCGGGCCTGATTCGGTGGAGTTTCCTTTTATTTTTGCGATTAATTTCAGACATCGCTATGTGGTGGATCGGTGTAGATCCCTGCTTAATTTGAGTGTGGGTGTGGCTATTGTCTGGGGAACTTTCAAATCCATAGGAATGGCGATGTAGGGGTTGGGTTCATGGTTCTGTTGTTGATTTCTGGTTTGATAGTGTTTGATATAGATATGGTTTTAGCTATTAGGTTTTGGGGATTTTATTCTGCGGTTTGGTTTTTGTTGGGTTCGCAGCATGCAGATTGGGAGCAGCAGGCATGAGTTGTCTGGTTGTTTCATATGATTGGGGATTCGATGCCCCCTTGCTTCTTTATCTGAAGTGGTTTTGGTTCACTGGTTCAGCCGTTCAGGTCAAAAACAAGATGAGGAGGAGTACAGAGTACTTCATTATCATGGGGGCATGCGTTGCATTGCCTTGGTCATTGCTTGTTGACTGAGAGCTAACTACCTGCTTGGATCTTGTTTGCTTAGTGGTTTATTGTTCATTAGATTAGGTTAATGGAATTTGTTAGTTGACTGATTAATGTTTTTTAGGGTTTGGATTAATTCAGGTTAGGCTTATTGAGGTTAGTCATGTTTGCCCTTTTTAGATTGACTGTAATAGGCACAGTTCTTTTCAAGTATGGTTTTTAGTAATTATATTGAGTAATTATTGTTTTAAGTTTATTTTGAGAAGGTTATTACTTAAGATGTAGGTGATGCATTGAATTGGTTAGTTTTCTTATTTGTAGTGTGATCCTGTTTAGTTATGTTTTTGATTAATGCTTtagtttttatatataatttgttcttattgtttttTGGGTTCAATTTATGTTTTTATTTGCTTTGAAGATGGTTCGGAAAAGGGTGGTTCGAGAACTTGATTCATCCAGTTCGGGAGGTTCTGAAACTGATTCTTCAGAGGATGTGCAGTGTTCTCAATTGCCTTATATGGATTATGATTCCTGTGAATATCTTTCAAATTCTCAGCTTGTTGGAGAAGTGAGTTATTTTAATCtttgtttcttttatttattttgtttatgattattttattattatatgttttaatgtttttattcattattcattgtTTTTTCAGGATGATTCCTCTAGTGACAATTCAAGTTTGGACCATCATTTGTATGAGAAATGTATAAAAGATGTAAGTTGATTTATATATGTATTTAATTATTTGAGTTTGTTATTTAGATTTATTATATATGTTGTTCTATTGGGTTGCAATGTAGTATCAGTATTGGACAATTGTAGTAAATCTCCCTAAATGTTATGATTATATTTTGAATCAAATCTGTAttagtctatatttattttttttaaaaaaaaattagttgCAGAAAATGAAGAATATGAAGAGAAAGCTTGAGATGGCAATGAAGCATAAGGTTATTTTCTTAGTTATTAATAGTGTTGTTATTCACTATTTTGAATTAGGTATTTTgcttactttttttttgtttgttataGTCTAAAAAGAAGAAAGTTGTGAAGAAGAGTAATGATGGTTTCACCAGATTTTCTCCGACTGCATTCATGAATGtgatatcttctctttcccctgAAAAGAAGGCTGTTATTGATGGCTATGGTTTTGGTTCTTTGTTGATGTTCAATAAGTGTTTTGTGCCTAATAAGTTTGCTACCTGGGTTGCACGTTTAGTTGATTCCAAGTCTGGTGATATTATTCGCAATGGAAAGGTTATTTCACTATCTGAGGAGTCTGTTCATTTCGTTCTTGATCTTCCTTTGGGTACCAGAGCATTTCCATCTGATTCAAGTATTGGCAAGGATATTGTTTTATCCAAGTTTGGAAAGGATAGGATCCCTCCTGTGTCCTTTTTTGCTGATAAGTTGATCAGTAATGAACAATTATCTAATGAAGACATGTTGATATGTTTCTTGGTAGTTGCTTTGAGTAGTTTTTTATGCccaaataccaatattgttcctagCCCCAAGTATTTTGGTGTTTTCGAAGATATTGATCACATCAAGGATTTCAAGTGGTGTGCTTTTGTGTTGGAATGGTTGCTGGATCATATAAAGGCATTCAATAGGGGAAAGAGTGATAAGCTGAAACGTTGTCAGGGTCTTGGTGGTTGCTTATACTACCTTGTGGTAAGCTGAAATGT
Protein-coding sequences here:
- the LOC8064466 gene encoding uncharacterized protein LOC8064466, with the translated sequence MQIGSSRHELSGFGLIQVRLIEMVRKRVVRELDSSSSGGSETDSSEDVQCSQLPYMDYDSCEYLSNSQLVGEDDSSSDNSSLDHHLYEKCIKDLQKMKNMKRKLEMAMKHKSKKKKVVKKSNDGFTRFSPTAFMNVISSLSPEKKAVIDGYGFGSLLMFNKCFVPNKFATWVARLVDSKSGDIIRNGKVISLSEESVHFVLDLPLGTRAFPSDSSIGKDIVLSKFGKDRIPPVSFFADKLISNEQLSNEDMLICFLVVALSSFLCPNTNIVPSPKYFGVFEDIDHIKDFKWCAFVLEWLLDHIKAFNRGKSDKLKRCQGLGGCLYYLVVVYLDHIDFRQRQVADFIPRISVWKQDMIQFYCSLDLKSPGVYGYRPLLEFEKTCYYKAVRLNSVGCADDLDSEFCAKMESVSGCKLPFSLKLKISKLIDEHCFNCGLSVNMDINSLGNVSKEFQDMFAKMFRHICKTDVRTKDLVLEIMKAIAETDPSVDDGAGSYAAAVPPNVADSISDGAPEEPNVVAPKVPVNAFVPSSSRSTQKNVGFSGTDNVIDVELDETMRNLRKSSSDVLSQKFKSKPGVTNVAVDNPLCDITNVRSRFGSRGKSSDLDKDVIYLDNDNVIVPDSVSPSPFRHRSRLAYSKVFCMDLRIPKMRMLC